The proteins below come from a single Candidatus Flexicrinis affinis genomic window:
- the efp gene encoding elongation factor P, translated as MIDVNQLRKGTTFTEDGHLFKVIDYQHIKPGRGSATIRVKVRNLRTGSIVEMTYPSGNTVQDIRLDNTEVEYLYDDGEFLNFIDNNTYEQPQLRKDIFGDDFEYLKEGMVIKLSSYEGEILDYELPTSVDLEVVESEMAVAGDTANNPTKKVKVETGLEVRVPMFVNVGDTIRIKTEDGSYMTRV; from the coding sequence ATGATCGATGTAAATCAGCTTCGCAAAGGGACGACGTTCACCGAGGACGGACACTTGTTCAAGGTGATCGACTACCAGCACATAAAGCCGGGCCGTGGTTCGGCGACAATTCGCGTCAAGGTGCGCAACCTACGCACAGGGTCGATCGTCGAAATGACGTACCCGTCCGGCAACACCGTGCAGGACATCCGCCTCGACAATACCGAAGTGGAATATTTGTACGACGACGGCGAGTTCCTCAACTTCATCGACAACAACACCTACGAGCAGCCTCAGCTCCGCAAGGACATCTTCGGCGACGACTTCGAGTACCTCAAAGAGGGCATGGTCATCAAGCTGAGCAGCTACGAGGGTGAAATCCTCGACTACGAGCTGCCGACCAGCGTCGATCTGGAAGTCGTCGAGAGCGAGATGGCCGTTGCCGGCGACACAGCCAACAACCCCACCAAGAAGGTCAAGGTTGAGACCGGTCTTGAGGTGCGCGTACCGATGTTCGTGAACGTCGGCGATACCATCCGAATCAAGACTGAGGACGGCAGCTACATGACCCGCGTCTAG
- a CDS encoding ABC transporter permease, whose protein sequence is MSLLIRLGIRDITRRFIHSALFVLGVALGVAMVIAIDIANGSSSRAFELSTISVTGRATHQIVGGPVGLPSDLYRIVRVDLGIRDSAPVVSEFVRVDGASQPLRLLGVDTFAEPPFRSYLSEVEVDSGEGSAFDAIAAFIARPGSVLISDTLAARLGVTSGGTLTVQTGTRTSEVQVVGILRPEDRVSVQALDDLILTDIATAQELLDQPGRITRIDLILPEQDAEVSVASIESRLPEGAQIVATSESGDTLSQMTAAFELNLQALSLLALVVGVFLIYNTVTFNVVQRRPTLGILRSLGTTRRQVFASILGESLTLGAVGTLMGVGLGVIFGRAAVGLVAQTVSNLYFSVNVQGITVETFTLVKGVAVGLIASVGAAAVPAFDATRTPPAGTMRRSDQELDMRRLVPSITVLAASMIAIGLILLALPTKSIVVSFAALFCIVVGGAFFTPGVLIVAMRIAEPVLGRLFGVVGRMAPRAVERSISRTAVAVAALTIAVSVIVGVSVMISSFRSTVADWLGTTLGADIYISSPLLAANGSTVDVDPEAAEIVAQVPGVAEVSTSRATSVLSPDYPDMLPVNLQAVTSDIAPNRGYVWNVAPNGDVPQAMRDGAVIVSEPFAFRRDITTVRREITLTTDRGPQTFPIAAVFYDYSTDQGQVLILREVYDQYWDDPYVSSIAAFITPDADLDTVIADIRTRLDGYDLGVQANRELRAGVFEVFDNTFAITIALRLLATIVAFIGILSALLSLQLENTRQFGVLRATGMSPGQLWRYTLLQTGLMGGVAGLLALPIGLALALVLLFVINVRSFGWTMQFYLSPEEFALAFAVAVVAAVLAGIYPAYRISRLQTARALRSE, encoded by the coding sequence ATGAGCCTTTTGATTCGGCTGGGTATCCGCGATATCACGCGCCGGTTCATCCACAGCGCCCTGTTTGTGCTTGGCGTGGCGCTGGGCGTAGCGATGGTGATCGCCATCGACATCGCCAACGGGTCGTCAAGCCGGGCGTTCGAGCTGAGCACGATCAGCGTGACCGGGCGCGCTACGCACCAGATCGTCGGCGGGCCGGTCGGCTTGCCGTCGGACCTCTACCGCATCGTGCGCGTCGATCTCGGCATTCGCGACAGCGCGCCGGTGGTGTCCGAGTTCGTGCGTGTGGACGGCGCCAGTCAGCCTCTACGTCTATTAGGTGTCGACACCTTTGCGGAACCGCCCTTTCGGTCGTACTTGAGCGAGGTCGAGGTTGACAGCGGCGAGGGCAGCGCGTTCGACGCGATCGCCGCGTTCATCGCGCGGCCCGGCAGCGTGCTTATCTCGGACACGCTCGCCGCGCGCCTCGGCGTAACCAGCGGCGGCACGCTGACCGTCCAGACGGGCACACGCACATCCGAGGTGCAGGTGGTCGGCATCCTCAGGCCGGAAGATCGTGTCAGCGTGCAGGCGCTCGACGATTTGATCCTGACCGATATCGCGACCGCCCAAGAGCTGCTTGATCAGCCCGGGCGCATTACGCGGATCGATCTCATTCTGCCCGAGCAGGACGCCGAAGTGTCGGTCGCTTCGATCGAGAGCCGCCTGCCGGAAGGCGCGCAGATCGTCGCCACCAGCGAAAGCGGCGACACGCTCAGCCAGATGACGGCGGCATTCGAACTCAATTTGCAGGCATTGAGCCTGTTGGCGCTGGTGGTCGGCGTCTTCCTGATCTACAACACGGTGACGTTCAACGTCGTGCAGCGGCGGCCGACGCTTGGCATCTTGCGCTCGCTCGGGACGACGCGCCGGCAGGTCTTCGCCAGCATCCTCGGCGAGTCGCTGACGTTGGGCGCGGTCGGCACGCTCATGGGCGTCGGCCTCGGCGTGATCTTCGGACGCGCAGCGGTCGGCCTCGTCGCGCAGACGGTGAGCAACCTGTATTTCAGCGTCAATGTGCAGGGGATTACCGTCGAGACATTCACGCTGGTCAAAGGCGTGGCGGTCGGCCTGATCGCCAGCGTCGGCGCGGCGGCCGTGCCGGCCTTCGACGCGACCCGCACGCCGCCCGCCGGTACGATGCGCCGCTCCGATCAGGAGCTCGACATGCGCCGGTTGGTGCCCAGCATCACGGTCCTCGCCGCCAGCATGATCGCCATCGGATTGATCCTGCTGGCCCTTCCAACCAAGAGCATCGTCGTGAGCTTCGCCGCGCTGTTCTGCATCGTCGTCGGCGGGGCGTTCTTCACGCCCGGCGTGCTGATCGTCGCCATGCGCATCGCCGAGCCGGTGTTGGGGCGACTTTTCGGCGTTGTCGGTCGGATGGCCCCGCGCGCGGTCGAACGGTCGATCAGCCGCACGGCGGTGGCGGTCGCTGCGTTGACGATCGCCGTCAGCGTGATCGTCGGCGTCAGCGTGATGATCTCGTCGTTCCGCAGCACGGTGGCCGACTGGCTCGGGACGACGCTGGGGGCGGACATCTATATCTCGTCGCCACTGCTGGCCGCCAACGGCTCGACCGTGGATGTCGATCCCGAGGCCGCAGAGATCGTCGCGCAGGTGCCGGGCGTCGCCGAGGTCTCGACCAGCCGCGCGACCAGCGTGCTGTCGCCGGATTATCCCGACATGCTGCCGGTCAACCTGCAGGCTGTGACGTCCGACATCGCCCCCAACCGCGGTTACGTCTGGAACGTCGCCCCGAACGGGGACGTGCCACAAGCGATGCGCGACGGCGCCGTGATCGTCAGCGAACCATTCGCCTTCCGTCGCGATATCACGACCGTACGCCGCGAAATTACGCTCACGACCGACCGCGGCCCGCAGACGTTCCCGATCGCTGCCGTGTTCTACGACTATTCGACCGATCAGGGGCAGGTGCTGATCCTGCGCGAGGTCTACGACCAGTACTGGGACGACCCGTACGTGTCATCGATCGCCGCGTTCATCACGCCGGATGCCGACCTCGATACCGTGATCGCGGACATCCGCACGCGGCTTGACGGGTACGATCTGGGCGTCCAAGCCAATCGCGAACTGCGTGCCGGCGTCTTCGAGGTGTTCGACAACACGTTTGCCATCACCATCGCGCTGCGCCTGCTGGCGACGATCGTGGCATTTATCGGCATCCTGAGCGCGCTGCTGTCGCTGCAATTGGAGAACACGCGCCAATTCGGCGTGCTGCGCGCCACCGGCATGAGCCCCGGCCAGTTGTGGCGCTATACGCTGCTGCAAACCGGCCTGATGGGCGGCGTCGCCGGGCTGCTTGCGCTGCCGATCGGGTTGGCACTGGCGCTGGTGCTGCTGTTCGTGATCAACGTGCGCAGTTTCGGCTGGACGATGCAGTTCTACCTGTCGCCGGAAGAGTTTGCGCTGGCGTTCGCGGTGGCGGTCGTCGCGGCGGTGCTGGCCGGCATCTATCCCGCATACCGCATTTCGAGGCTGCAAACCGCCCGCGCCCTGCGCAGCGAATAG
- a CDS encoding DNA polymerase III subunit delta' has translation MTVLTRSSAPHWGVFGHDWAVEYLRKGLRHGRTRQAYLFAGTPGIGKSTLAHAFAAALNCQHPDVDARPCGECRSCRVIASGNHPDILYAEDDESSGTLKIEALRDLMRRLALKPYDARYRVAIVPGFERARGPAQDAILKTLEEPPPYAVLILLANGMENTLATIQSRCQIVYLKPVAAEIIAEMLRERHGTEDERAMLVARLSGGRIGWAVQAVHDDSVLEQRSTALDVLEALLRQSRRDRFALANDYAGDKPALLRLLELWQTYWRDLLLLSVGNSVKPVNIDRLETLEQLSRVLRTESIELALRQTQKAQTLIQGTNVNVRLLLEVLFLDYPTA, from the coding sequence ATGACTGTATTGACTCGCTCGAGCGCCCCTCATTGGGGCGTTTTCGGCCACGATTGGGCCGTCGAATATCTGCGTAAAGGGCTGCGCCACGGGCGCACGCGGCAGGCGTACCTGTTCGCCGGCACTCCGGGCATCGGCAAGTCGACACTGGCGCATGCCTTCGCCGCCGCGCTCAACTGCCAACACCCGGATGTCGATGCGCGCCCGTGCGGCGAATGCCGGTCGTGCCGGGTGATCGCCAGCGGCAACCATCCCGACATCCTGTACGCCGAGGACGACGAGTCATCTGGAACGCTCAAGATCGAGGCCCTGCGCGACCTGATGCGCCGCCTCGCCCTCAAGCCCTATGACGCACGCTATCGGGTCGCCATCGTGCCGGGCTTCGAGCGCGCGCGCGGCCCCGCGCAGGACGCTATCCTCAAGACATTGGAAGAGCCGCCCCCATACGCCGTCCTGATCCTGCTGGCGAACGGCATGGAGAACACGCTGGCGACGATCCAGAGCCGCTGCCAGATCGTCTATCTGAAGCCGGTCGCGGCTGAGATCATTGCCGAAATGCTGCGCGAGCGGCACGGCACCGAAGACGAACGTGCCATGTTGGTCGCGCGGTTGAGCGGCGGGCGTATCGGATGGGCGGTGCAGGCCGTGCACGACGACTCGGTGCTTGAGCAGCGCAGCACAGCGCTCGATGTGTTGGAAGCGCTGCTGAGGCAATCGCGACGCGATCGTTTCGCGCTGGCCAATGATTATGCGGGCGACAAGCCGGCCCTGCTGCGCCTGCTCGAACTGTGGCAGACGTACTGGCGCGACCTGCTGCTGCTCTCGGTCGGCAACAGCGTTAAGCCGGTAAACATCGATCGCCTCGAAACGCTGGAGCAGCTCTCGCGCGTACTGCGCACGGAGTCCATCGAACTCGCGCTGCGCCAGACGCAGAAAGCCCAGACTTTGATTCAAGGCACCAACGTCAACGTGCGGCTGCTGCTGGAAGTGCTGTTCCTCGACTATCCGACGGCCTGA
- a CDS encoding phosphoglycerate dehydrogenase: MTHHVVVATDLTDHALETLRSRSDTTVAVVTPRLRAVQDAIADATALIARDDITIDKELLSHAPKLKVVGRVGAGLSGIDIPAASERGIIVTHTPGTSAIAAAEHTVALMLGLSRRLVSLHESLRDGYWLLDRRRQAGSQLSSKTLGIIGLGRVGRAVAHRCLAFGMIVLACDPYISEDQIDDPRLYLVGLPELLSRSDFVTLHVPPTAETRGMVDAEFIARMKPGAKLINTAFGGLIDESAAAAALKEGHLGGVALDVYAEEPPYNSPLIGQESVLHTPHVAENTIEATQDLSIQIVSQVMDALRGSDYRNVINMPFLPGTDYETIRPYLTLAERMGTLLHVLARHAVRRVAVEYRGNELTGLIKPLAVALLKGLLAPILGDGVSYVNAPLLAAERGIQLMQTKGLKTGEYSTLVSAQVTLDDGEDIIISGTLLDRQEAHIVQVNEYRMNFVPSGHLLIMGSYDQPGVIGRVGTLMAENQVNIASWYTGRATPGGQTLTVLTLDQPLSDTVLDQLMALDFVRHAHQVALF, encoded by the coding sequence GTGACCCATCATGTCGTCGTTGCCACCGATCTCACCGACCACGCGCTCGAAACACTGCGCAGCCGTTCAGACACGACTGTTGCAGTCGTTACGCCGCGCCTGCGCGCGGTTCAAGATGCGATAGCGGACGCCACCGCGCTCATTGCGCGCGATGACATTACCATCGACAAGGAATTGCTTAGCCACGCGCCGAAGCTCAAGGTGGTTGGACGCGTCGGCGCAGGCTTGAGCGGCATCGACATCCCGGCTGCCAGCGAGCGCGGCATCATCGTCACGCATACGCCCGGCACCAGCGCCATCGCTGCAGCCGAACACACCGTCGCGCTGATGCTCGGTCTGTCGCGACGGCTTGTCAGCTTGCACGAAAGCCTGCGCGACGGCTACTGGTTGTTGGATCGCCGCCGGCAAGCCGGAAGCCAGCTTTCCAGCAAGACCCTCGGCATCATTGGCTTGGGGCGGGTCGGGCGCGCGGTCGCGCACCGATGTCTGGCCTTCGGGATGATCGTACTGGCTTGCGACCCGTACATTTCCGAGGATCAGATCGACGACCCGCGCCTGTATTTGGTCGGGCTGCCGGAGCTTCTGAGCCGGAGCGATTTCGTCACGCTGCACGTCCCCCCAACGGCCGAGACGCGCGGCATGGTCGACGCCGAGTTCATCGCCCGCATGAAGCCCGGGGCCAAGCTGATCAATACGGCCTTCGGCGGCCTGATCGACGAATCAGCCGCGGCCGCGGCGCTCAAAGAAGGACATCTGGGCGGCGTGGCGCTCGACGTATATGCCGAGGAGCCGCCGTACAACTCGCCTCTCATCGGGCAGGAGTCGGTGCTGCATACGCCGCACGTCGCCGAGAACACGATCGAAGCGACACAGGACCTATCGATCCAGATCGTCAGTCAGGTGATGGACGCGCTGCGCGGCAGCGACTACCGCAACGTCATCAACATGCCGTTCCTGCCCGGCACCGATTACGAGACGATCCGGCCGTACCTTACGCTGGCCGAGCGGATGGGCACGCTGCTGCACGTCTTGGCACGCCATGCGGTGCGGCGGGTGGCGGTCGAGTATCGCGGAAACGAGTTGACCGGCCTGATCAAACCGCTGGCCGTCGCACTGCTCAAGGGCCTGCTTGCGCCGATCCTCGGCGATGGCGTGAGCTACGTTAACGCGCCGCTGCTGGCGGCCGAGCGCGGCATTCAGCTTATGCAGACGAAGGGACTCAAGACCGGCGAGTACTCCACGCTGGTCAGCGCGCAGGTCACGCTCGACGACGGCGAGGACATCATCATCTCGGGCACGCTGCTCGACCGGCAGGAAGCGCACATCGTGCAGGTCAACGAATATCGCATGAATTTCGTGCCGAGCGGTCATCTGCTCATCATGGGCAGCTACGACCAGCCCGGCGTGATCGGGCGTGTCGGAACGCTGATGGCCGAGAATCAGGTCAACATCGCTAGCTGGTACACCGGCCGCGCCACCCCCGGCGGCCAAACGCTGACCGTGCTTACGCTCGATCAACCGTTGAGCGACACCGTCCTCGATCAACTGATGGCGTTGGACTTCGTGCGCCACGCGCACCAGGTCGCGCTGTTCTAG
- a CDS encoding histidine phosphatase family protein, translating to MGTHYITMVRHGQYDRMFGDEGDLNTTGQLQAVLTADALRGHRFDAFLCSPILRARRTAERILPALEGVTIRYDSRIEECVPSIPPAMERWFGENRPHINGEHTVVCRRRVQDFYGEVFRGVSATANDRHTLVVAHGNVIRFLLAHVLSPDQHAWTNMLVYHCSLSRVMIEANGDPMVIGINDINHLAPEFRSEQ from the coding sequence ATGGGAACCCACTACATCACGATGGTGCGGCACGGTCAATATGACCGCATGTTTGGTGACGAGGGGGACTTGAACACGACCGGCCAGCTTCAGGCGGTGCTGACTGCAGACGCCCTTCGGGGCCATCGTTTCGACGCGTTTCTATGCAGCCCAATCCTGCGGGCGCGCAGGACGGCCGAGCGAATCCTGCCCGCGCTCGAAGGGGTGACGATCCGGTACGATTCGCGCATCGAAGAGTGCGTGCCGAGCATCCCCCCGGCGATGGAGCGTTGGTTCGGCGAGAACCGCCCGCACATCAACGGCGAACACACGGTGGTGTGCCGGCGTCGTGTTCAGGACTTTTACGGCGAGGTATTCCGCGGCGTGTCGGCGACGGCAAACGACCGGCACACGCTGGTCGTGGCCCACGGCAACGTGATCCGCTTCTTGCTCGCCCATGTGCTCAGCCCGGATCAACACGCGTGGACGAACATGCTGGTCTATCACTGTAGTCTTTCGCGTGTGATGATCGAGGCCAATGGCGATCCGATGGTGATCGGGATCAACGACATCAACCACCTCGCGCCGGAGTTTCGCAGCGAGCAGTGA
- a CDS encoding HAD-IB family phosphatase: MTPQTRWTSYDLIFFDCDSTLSTIEGIDELARLKGKELRVGVLTHKAMNGELDLAQVYGKRLQAIRPTRGQLKAIEDLYMQTIVPDVQAVFDALRFLNKTVFIISGGLAEPVRGFGKRLGIPLENIRAVELEYDELSGEWWRYDEPQNRNAQRFMDHDNGPLTVSSGKPQIITDLAGKRAGRRLMVGDGSSDLATRSVVDLFVGFGGVVTRETVRQGSDAFVHTASIAPVLPLSAGPAGYQRVLGTPHQAVFDRGIQLALDGGLTFRTDDFRSAFATAFHSST; this comes from the coding sequence ATGACACCGCAAACCCGCTGGACCAGTTACGACCTGATCTTCTTCGATTGCGACAGCACCCTGTCGACCATCGAGGGAATCGACGAACTCGCCCGTTTGAAAGGCAAGGAACTGCGAGTGGGCGTGTTGACACACAAGGCCATGAACGGCGAGCTCGATCTGGCGCAGGTTTACGGCAAGCGCCTACAAGCGATCCGCCCGACCCGCGGCCAGCTCAAGGCGATCGAAGACCTTTACATGCAGACGATCGTCCCCGACGTGCAAGCGGTCTTCGACGCGCTGCGTTTCCTGAACAAGACCGTGTTCATCATCAGCGGCGGGCTAGCCGAGCCAGTGCGCGGGTTCGGCAAACGGCTGGGTATCCCGCTTGAGAACATCCGCGCCGTCGAACTCGAATACGACGAGCTCAGCGGCGAATGGTGGCGCTACGACGAGCCTCAGAATCGCAATGCGCAGCGGTTTATGGATCACGACAACGGGCCGCTGACGGTGAGCAGTGGCAAGCCGCAGATCATCACCGATCTGGCGGGCAAGCGCGCCGGCCGCCGGCTGATGGTCGGCGACGGGTCGTCGGATTTGGCGACGCGCTCGGTGGTCGACCTGTTCGTCGGGTTCGGCGGGGTGGTGACCCGCGAAACGGTGCGTCAAGGCTCCGACGCGTTTGTCCACACCGCCTCGATCGCGCCGGTGCTGCCGCTGTCCGCTGGCCCTGCCGGGTACCAGCGCGTGCTCGGCACGCCGCATCAAGCCGTGTTCGACCGCGGCATTCAGCTTGCACTGGACGGCGGGTTGACCTTCAGAACCGACGATTTCCGCTCCGCGTTCGCCACCGCTTTTCATTCCAGCACCTAA
- a CDS encoding HAD family phosphatase → MPKRLTEFAGVIFDMDGLLVDSETVWHVVEAEFFADRGVTYTDEDRQLVIGLRVDHFLDLLRTHYGLTEPLEHMIVDLNARMAERIPNMVKEKPGAHRLIDFLLTHNIPMGVASNSSAGIIDVTMRAMGWDDVLRVRCTGDDEQAGKPAPDVYLTAARRLGIQAARTVGLEDSRNGARAVVAAGMTCGVVPDVTYTQAEAFREITPHIFESLDDVRTWLEEDLS, encoded by the coding sequence GTGCCTAAACGACTGACCGAATTCGCCGGGGTAATCTTCGACATGGATGGTCTGCTGGTCGACAGCGAGACGGTGTGGCACGTCGTCGAGGCGGAGTTCTTCGCCGACCGCGGCGTGACCTACACCGACGAAGATCGCCAGCTCGTGATCGGCCTGCGTGTCGATCACTTCCTCGATCTGCTGCGCACGCACTACGGCCTGACCGAGCCGCTTGAACACATGATCGTCGATCTGAACGCGCGCATGGCAGAGCGCATTCCGAATATGGTTAAAGAGAAGCCCGGCGCGCACCGGTTGATCGACTTTCTGCTGACTCACAACATTCCGATGGGGGTCGCGTCTAACTCGTCGGCCGGCATCATCGATGTGACGATGCGAGCGATGGGCTGGGACGACGTGCTGCGCGTTCGCTGTACCGGTGACGACGAGCAGGCCGGCAAGCCCGCGCCGGACGTCTACCTCACGGCGGCCCGCCGGTTGGGTATTCAAGCTGCGCGTACGGTCGGGCTGGAGGACAGCCGTAACGGCGCGCGTGCTGTGGTGGCGGCAGGGATGACCTGCGGTGTCGTGCCGGACGTGACCTACACGCAGGCCGAGGCGTTCCGCGAGATTACGCCCCACATCTTTGAGAGCCTCGACGATGTCCGGACGTGGCTGGAGGAGGATCTGTCGTGA
- a CDS encoding response regulator, with protein sequence MTSSDNFDLDAQEGRPDREEQPDLAHERPSDPMPTPSVTELARDPSMTGLAPKVRLDDLPDRIEHHDVAFSTTEMRAVRSDQSVPAPGKPGVLLVEDSVEFAAIVRETLRRIKVDVFHAKDGRTATDYIRTNMPHLVLLDLNLPDMTGWSILEFIKSSYAGRPDNELPKVIVLTAYNDPANRLVGKLQEVFRFLVKTTTPLELQAVIREALAER encoded by the coding sequence ATGACGTCATCGGACAACTTCGATCTGGACGCGCAAGAAGGGCGCCCCGATCGAGAAGAACAACCGGATCTGGCGCACGAACGTCCTAGCGATCCGATGCCCACGCCATCCGTAACCGAGTTGGCGCGCGACCCGTCGATGACCGGCCTCGCCCCCAAAGTGCGCTTGGACGACCTGCCCGATCGCATCGAGCATCACGATGTCGCGTTTTCGACGACCGAGATGCGCGCTGTCCGCAGCGATCAGTCCGTACCTGCGCCCGGCAAACCCGGCGTCCTGCTGGTCGAAGACTCGGTCGAGTTCGCCGCTATCGTGCGCGAGACGCTGCGCCGAATCAAGGTCGATGTCTTCCACGCCAAAGACGGCCGCACGGCGACTGACTACATCCGTACCAACATGCCGCATCTGGTGCTGCTCGACCTCAACTTGCCGGACATGACCGGTTGGAGCATCCTCGAATTCATCAAGTCCTCGTACGCGGGCCGTCCCGACAACGAACTCCCCAAGGTGATCGTGTTGACCGCCTACAACGATCCCGCCAACCGGCTGGTCGGAAAGCTTCAGGAAGTCTTCCGCTTTCTGGTCAAGACTACCACCCCGCTCGAGCTTCAGGCGGTCATCCGCGAGGCGCTCGCGGAGCGTTGA
- a CDS encoding tetratricopeptide repeat protein, with protein MRAAVLLAVVLLANAVAAQPASPAEQLYPILAEAARTGWTADRRRDAAELTLALGDVDASIAHYEAALLIDPHDELTARRAAELAVQNSRWDHAADALRTLIELVPDDPWANLHLGLILAPAAPQESLTFLRRAAQTGMAPPAELIETLEQFSAARSGLPLAVGAVMTDAALYGYAERAFELAVALDPDTAQALASVALVRAIQGKDGKPWLDEALGLGSESAQVYVAAGLYYRAVGQDFISLEMFLNALSRDPLNPEINAEVSTTYGLLGDMATADFWARQAQMLARGRRTQDDPPLEP; from the coding sequence ATGCGCGCGGCCGTCCTGCTTGCGGTCGTGCTGCTGGCGAATGCCGTCGCCGCACAACCCGCATCACCTGCCGAACAGCTCTATCCGATCCTCGCCGAAGCCGCCCGAACCGGTTGGACCGCCGACCGACGCCGCGACGCCGCCGAATTGACACTGGCATTGGGTGACGTAGACGCTTCGATCGCCCATTATGAGGCCGCCCTGCTGATCGACCCGCACGACGAACTCACGGCACGCCGAGCCGCCGAACTGGCGGTGCAGAACAGCCGCTGGGATCACGCCGCCGACGCGCTCCGCACGCTGATCGAGTTGGTGCCGGACGATCCATGGGCCAACCTGCATTTGGGCTTGATCCTCGCCCCGGCCGCACCGCAGGAATCGCTGACGTTCTTGCGCCGCGCCGCACAGACCGGCATGGCTCCGCCGGCCGAGTTGATCGAAACGCTCGAGCAGTTCTCAGCGGCGCGGTCCGGTCTGCCGCTTGCCGTGGGCGCGGTGATGACCGATGCCGCGCTGTACGGGTATGCCGAACGGGCCTTCGAGCTGGCCGTCGCGCTCGACCCGGACACCGCGCAGGCGTTGGCGTCGGTCGCGCTCGTGCGCGCCATTCAGGGCAAGGACGGCAAGCCGTGGCTCGATGAGGCGTTGGGTTTGGGCTCCGAGTCGGCACAGGTGTACGTCGCTGCCGGGCTGTACTATCGTGCCGTCGGGCAGGACTTCATCAGCCTAGAGATGTTCTTGAACGCTCTATCGCGCGACCCGCTCAACCCGGAGATTAACGCTGAGGTTTCGACCACCTACGGGCTGTTGGGCGACATGGCCACCGCCGACTTCTGGGCACGGCAGGCGCAAATGCTCGCGCGCGGCAGGCGCACGCAGGACGACCCGCCACTTGAACCATGA